In Runella sp. SP2, the genomic window TCGTGGCATTTACTTTGGCGATGGGATTAGCAATATTCGGATTGCTCAAACCCGCCGCAGGCGTCCACGAATATTTCAATCCACCTGTTGCTTGGAGTGGCACACCTACGTTGCTACAAACCGTGGTATCTCCACTGGCAGCCGCTTTGCTTACGCCTACTTTGATAATTTTTGTCACGACATCTTGTCCACGACAAACCAATGGATTAAATGCCCGCAACGTCACGCGGTATTCACCTGGTTGATTAAAAGTATAAGTCGCTTTCAGCGGGTCACGCGAGATGTTGTTTCCTTGCACGTCCCACGTATAAGTCTTTCCACCTTCACTGGTGTTTAAGAAATCCAACGTCATAGGCGCACAACCCGACAGCACATTTTTGGTTGTACCTTGATAAACATCAAAATCGGCCTTGAGGCGGTCAATGTCAAACTTAAAAGCTGCGTTATTACAATCTCCACTGTTACGGTTTACCGCCCACACGTTGGGCGTAGAAGGAAAATTGGCTTGGCGACACACACACGTGGCCTGGTAAATCACGCCATTTTTGGCAAAACGGCTCGTCCCACCATCCACGTGATCACCGTCAGTACTTGGCGATGATGTACTTCCAATAAATGTACCGTAGAGCAGCGATTTTGCCCCTTTTTCTAAAATAGCAATGTAAAAATTGCTTCCTGTGGTCGTCGTCCGAAACGCATCGGGCGTTGTTGGCAAGCCAATGGTACTACTGGTGGGGTTATAGCCATTTCGTGAATTAACGACTCCTCCCCAACCCGACAAATAAATATTCCCACATTCATTGACCAAAAAAGCGGTCGGTGCAATATCTGGCCTTGCTCTGGATGAACCAATGGTAGTAGAAAATATCGTTCGAGAAAGTGTTTTATCTAAAGCATGAATAAACTGCCCAGCATTGGTATTGCTATAAACTCCTGTGGTAGTGGGATAACGGCCACGCGTTAGTCCGAAAACGTGGACATTTTCTTCGGCATCCACATCCAGCAAATACGCCACGTCTGAGCTATCAGTCCCAAGGTAAGTCAATTGTTCCAATTTATCGTTGACAAATTTGGCCACAAAACCATCTTCTTCCCCGCTTTTGGTGCTCTTAAATGCGGTTGTTTTGGCGGGCAAATTTGAGCTTCGGGTCAACCCTGCGACGTACAAAGCACCCGACGGGGCCCATTTTACGCCGTATGCTCCATCCGCAGCTGTTCCTCCCAAGTACGTACTCATGAGCATTGTTCTGAGGTCCGAACTCAACTTAAACACCACCGCATCTTGACGACCACCGCCGTACTGCGCCGTGGTGGGATTGACCGTCGGAAAATTGGTCGAGTTGGTCGAAGTAGCCACATAGATGTTGTCTTTGTCGTCCACAACTACTTCTCCCCTAAATTCGTCGCTATAATTAATCAAGTTAAAATCAAAGGTGCGGCAGATTCCGTCATTTCCGTTTCCACCCACCAGCGTACTTGCTGCCAACGTTGACCCATCGGCACTCAGCTTCATCACAAAAATGTCGCTACCATAGGTATATCCAAATCCTCCGACAGGTTCAACGGCCGTTCCGCCGCCAAAACGCGTTTGATAGGCACCAGCTGACAGCGGAAAATTTTGCGATGATGTTGTTCCAAAAATAACCAGTTCTCCTTTGTTGTTCACAATCATACTGTGAGGTACGTCAGTATCTGTGCCCCCGATGTAAGTTCCATAGAGAAGACGAGTACCATCAGGGCTAAATTTTAACAAACCCATATCCACACTCTGCGTTGCTTGGCGCTGAAAAGCTCCAGCAGTGGCTGGGAAAGGCCCTGTTGAGTGCAATGTACCAATCGAATACAAGTTTCCTTGTTCGTCGTAAGTCGCAGCGTGTCCAAAGTTGTTGGCAAACGAACCCGAAAAAGTCGAAAACACCAGCTCTGGGTCAATCGTCAGTGCTTGGCTGCGGTCGTATCCTTTGGGAAAATTAAACGATAACTGATTTCCATCTAACTGATAATGAGCCGCTACTTCGCGGGTACGGTTGTTGATTTCTTGGTAGGTATAAGGTTTTAATTCCCGAAATGTATTGATGGAAGTTTCAACCGCTAGTTGATTATCCTCCAATTTCAACGACTTACTACCCTCGTAACGAAGTTTAATTTTAGAGGCATCAGCCTGAGGATCCACCAAAAACTCATACTTGAGGGTTTGACGGAAGGCATACATTTTAAAGTCGATGCCAGGATAGACATCTTCATAGACAATCTCGCCAAACGAAGGCACATCTTTCGCCCACTTGCTGGGGTCATTACCCAAAAAGTAGTTAAACTTGGCGGCGTTTGAATGGTCTTCTTTTACTTTGATGGCCGACGACGCCCCGTCAAACATCACTTCCACCGCATGCCCGTTTACCAGCGGACTTATGCGGGCGTTGGATAAACGCTCTCCCGTAGCATGAGCACTACGAAGAGGATTTCCCTCAAAAAAAACGTACATCAACGATTTTTCTTTCAGGAGCAAATAGCCTCCTGGAATATCGGCGCGATAACGTACGTCGGCGTCCCATTGACCTTGGTTACGCACAAAACGAACCGCCGAGGGGGTTTGCGCACGCCCCTCTCCCCACACCAAAAACAATACAACTAAAATGCGTACAAAATGCTTCATACTAAAACAAACGAAAACAATTCGTTGAAATTATGCAACCTATAAAAGCAAGACTTTCCAAACCGCTGGAACGTTGGAAAGCCTCGTTATTTTCTTTAAAAATCAGCGTTCAGCCTCTCCTATTACCCTTTTGAGAGTTCTTTGGCACGGCGTTCGGCGGCCAAAATCCCCGTTTGGAGCGTCTGAGCCAAGCCCCCACCTTCAAACTCGCGAAGAGCGGCTTCGGTCGTTCCTCCTTTGGAAGCAACGGCCTTAATCAAATCATCGAGGCTTTTATCGGCGTTATTAATCAAGTGAAAAGACCCCAACATGGTTTGTTTTACCAACAAGGTTGCCATCGACTCCTCAAAACCCATTTGCTTACCTGCTTCCACCATCGCTTTGACCAAATAATAGAAATAGGCAGGGCCGCTACCGCTCAAGGCCGTTACGGCGTCGAGCATCGATTCGTCTTCCAAAAACACCGAACGACCCGTGGCATTGATGAGATTATCAACTTTTAGCAAT contains:
- a CDS encoding gliding motility-associated C-terminal domain-containing protein, coding for MKHFVRILVVLFLVWGEGRAQTPSAVRFVRNQGQWDADVRYRADIPGGYLLLKEKSLMYVFFEGNPLRSAHATGERLSNARISPLVNGHAVEVMFDGASSAIKVKEDHSNAAKFNYFLGNDPSKWAKDVPSFGEIVYEDVYPGIDFKMYAFRQTLKYEFLVDPQADASKIKLRYEGSKSLKLEDNQLAVETSINTFRELKPYTYQEINNRTREVAAHYQLDGNQLSFNFPKGYDRSQALTIDPELVFSTFSGSFANNFGHAATYDEQGNLYSIGTLHSTGPFPATAGAFQRQATQSVDMGLLKFSPDGTRLLYGTYIGGTDTDVPHSMIVNNKGELVIFGTTSSQNFPLSAGAYQTRFGGGTAVEPVGGFGYTYGSDIFVMKLSADGSTLAASTLVGGNGNDGICRTFDFNLINYSDEFRGEVVVDDKDNIYVATSTNSTNFPTVNPTTAQYGGGRQDAVVFKLSSDLRTMLMSTYLGGTAADGAYGVKWAPSGALYVAGLTRSSNLPAKTTAFKSTKSGEEDGFVAKFVNDKLEQLTYLGTDSSDVAYLLDVDAEENVHVFGLTRGRYPTTTGVYSNTNAGQFIHALDKTLSRTIFSTTIGSSRARPDIAPTAFLVNECGNIYLSGWGGVVNSRNGYNPTSSTIGLPTTPDAFRTTTTGSNFYIAILEKGAKSLLYGTFIGSTSSPSTDGDHVDGGTSRFAKNGVIYQATCVCRQANFPSTPNVWAVNRNSGDCNNAAFKFDIDRLKADFDVYQGTTKNVLSGCAPMTLDFLNTSEGGKTYTWDVQGNNISRDPLKATYTFNQPGEYRVTLRAFNPLVCRGQDVVTKIIKVGVSKAAASGDTTVCSNVGVPLQATGGLKYSWTPAAGLSNPNIANPIAKVNATTNFICTITDSACVVTRTVTVKINNDKPDFAAFRDTTICVGQSAVLSAQGSATRYRWTPSLTLSDSVGTRVTAKPLVTTVYTVTGQYADGCLPQKTITVRIDNNKPDFRVTPDTTVCAGQTAMLLAQGAGTIRWKASPTLSDTTTKNPVANPLQTTTYTVTATYPDGCKPSKTVTVNVESGPQNTSFDVAPTYACGKPTMVQYVNKTTGASRYEWDFGNGTKSGVAAPAALDYTQNGTYQVTLKAYSPRGCASTVTQSVSVLNLDKIPNVITPNGDGKNDTFVVGAPSTRIEIFNRWGKRVFASDNYADDWGKEVLNGTYYYQLTLPGNSICKGWIQVIE